The following are from one region of the Halarcobacter sp. genome:
- a CDS encoding dynamin family protein, whose amino-acid sequence MSILNGFVKEFNEKFVKKEEEFEEGLAGDIKRIRAKLLDEKFLPSIQLRNILDKQIRRARYPMEVAITGQFSSGKSTFLNALLSKNILPTGITPVTSKVNFINYGEEYKLKITYYSGAQEYAPIEAIADFTDQRKHDMRDIKYLTLYAPMDILKDISFVDTPGLNSQSQSDTDTTRRVLRDVGGIIWLTLIDNAGKLSEAQVLEEYMQHFKNKSLCVLNQKDKFTQDQIETTTKYIKDKFGKFFAKVVPISAKMALESRSAHSDILIHDEYEKFIKKFKEDLRINDVNTLNFFEKDFEDYKNKIKKIKEIDSSGNTKLLEESNIQDVLDFIDNTIRPQAAESKEYAIKKDLKGICNILVKEYETIIAVYDSLIEILKNAEDDVLEAFENIHKTYSKELFSVYNSLESIMEKMAHETYKSIKKQKASRYEEKSGFLHKDSYERIEYETYWIDSDNVYKNLFYDDQTIDKMFKRAIKELKQVELDSNEAYRNVYREIKHRIHRWQEPYEQLKKHREIASDMEFSSTRHFAAKVYENVLRSFHRAILENISALRKKFAYFNGALSYSYIQTTQATIAHFEQQIAESVTLYEKEPTKFTIYHPREDEILTKLKANFGFEKIEDFLTSKRNYLFKIIQYSKKQYLDINKDRIEFVESKKLEYIKKIEDIKIIKNDI is encoded by the coding sequence ATGAGTATCTTAAATGGATTTGTAAAAGAATTTAATGAAAAATTTGTAAAAAAAGAGGAAGAGTTTGAAGAGGGTTTAGCAGGAGATATAAAAAGAATAAGAGCAAAACTTCTTGATGAGAAATTCTTACCGTCAATACAATTAAGAAATATTCTTGATAAACAAATTAGACGGGCAAGATATCCAATGGAAGTTGCAATTACTGGACAATTTTCTTCAGGTAAATCAACTTTTCTTAATGCCCTTTTATCAAAAAATATTTTACCAACGGGTATCACTCCTGTTACATCAAAAGTAAATTTTATAAATTATGGAGAAGAGTATAAACTAAAAATCACATATTATTCTGGTGCGCAAGAGTATGCTCCAATAGAAGCTATTGCAGATTTTACAGACCAAAGAAAACATGATATGAGAGATATTAAATATCTTACACTTTATGCTCCAATGGATATATTAAAAGATATCTCTTTTGTAGATACTCCAGGTCTTAATTCACAATCACAAAGTGATACAGATACTACAAGAAGAGTTTTAAGGGATGTTGGTGGGATAATTTGGTTAACTCTAATTGATAATGCTGGAAAACTAAGTGAAGCTCAAGTTTTAGAAGAATATATGCAACACTTTAAAAATAAATCACTTTGTGTATTAAATCAAAAAGATAAATTTACCCAAGATCAAATTGAGACAACAACAAAATATATAAAAGATAAATTTGGTAAGTTTTTTGCTAAAGTAGTTCCCATATCAGCTAAAATGGCCCTTGAGTCAAGGTCTGCTCATAGTGACATTTTAATACATGATGAGTATGAAAAATTTATCAAAAAATTTAAAGAAGACTTACGAATTAATGATGTTAATACTTTGAATTTTTTTGAAAAAGATTTTGAAGACTATAAAAATAAAATTAAAAAGATAAAAGAAATAGATTCATCAGGGAATACAAAACTTCTTGAAGAATCTAATATTCAAGATGTTTTAGATTTCATTGATAATACAATTAGACCACAAGCTGCAGAATCAAAAGAATATGCGATTAAAAAAGATTTAAAAGGGATTTGTAATATTTTAGTAAAAGAGTATGAAACTATTATTGCCGTATATGATTCTTTAATAGAAATACTTAAAAATGCAGAAGATGATGTTTTAGAAGCCTTTGAAAATATCCATAAAACTTACTCAAAAGAGCTATTCTCCGTTTATAACTCATTAGAATCAATTATGGAAAAAATGGCCCATGAAACATATAAAAGTATAAAAAAACAAAAAGCTTCAAGGTATGAAGAAAAAAGTGGATTTTTACATAAAGATAGTTACGAAAGAATCGAATACGAAACCTATTGGATTGATTCAGATAATGTATATAAAAATCTATTTTATGATGATCAAACTATAGATAAAATGTTTAAAAGAGCTATAAAAGAATTAAAACAAGTTGAATTAGATAGTAATGAAGCATATAGAAATGTTTACAGAGAGATCAAACATAGAATTCATAGATGGCAAGAACCATATGAACAATTAAAAAAACACAGAGAGATTGCTTCAGATATGGAGTTCTCTTCAACAAGACACTTTGCAGCAAAGGTTTATGAAAATGTATTAAGAAGTTTTCATAGAGCAATATTAGAAAATATTTCTGCATTAAGAAAAAAATTTGCATATTTTAATGGAGCACTTTCTTATTCATATATACAAACAACTCAAGCAACAATTGCTCACTTTGAGCAACAAATTGCAGAATCAGTTACATTATATGAAAAAGAACCTACAAAATTTACAATTTATCATCCAAGAGAAGATGAAATACTAACAAAACTAAAAGCTAATTTTGGATTTGAAAAAATTGAGGATTTCTTAACATCAAAAAGAAATTATCTATTTAAAATTATCCAATATTCAAAAAAGCAGTATTTAGATATTAATAAAGATAGAATTGAATTTGTTGAATCAAAAAAACTTGAATATATTAAAAAAATTGAGGATATAAAAATTATCAAAAACGATATTTAA
- a CDS encoding acetolactate synthase large subunit, giving the protein MNASDLFIKALENEGVEYIFGIPGEENLDLLEALRKSDKIKLILTRHEQGAGFMAATYGRLTGKVGVCVSTLGPGATNFTTAAAYAQLGAMPMMMITGQKPIKKSKQGRFQIIDVVGMMKPLTKYAKVVVNGNNVPSMIREAFKIATTERPGAVHIEFPEDISAEEDVEDNIYPVQSFEYPTAHKKSISDAVKMIEKAKRPLLCIGNAANRDDISTALTDFVNETGIPFFSTQMGKGVVDENHKLCLSTAALSKDDFIHCAIERSDLIINVGHDVIEKPPFFMENEKDSTKVIHVNFFPSEVDDTYFPQLDVVGDIATSMEKITNNISKQDHWDFEYYARLADEIRTRLSKYFGDTRFPILPQRAVRTIRQTLTSDDDIVTLDNGVYKIWFARNYRCAKPNTLLLDNALATMGAGLPSGMAAKMVNPDSKVVAVCGDGGFMMNDQEMETAVRLGLDLTVIILNDNSYGMIKWKQAGMGFENFGLDLQNPDFVKFAESFGAKGYRPQSCEEFEEVLEKCVNGKGVHLIDLAVDYSLNHSILNELLAKKECIL; this is encoded by the coding sequence ATGAACGCGTCAGATTTATTTATTAAAGCGTTAGAAAATGAAGGTGTTGAATATATTTTTGGTATTCCAGGGGAAGAAAATCTAGACTTACTAGAAGCTCTTAGAAAATCAGACAAAATCAAACTAATTTTAACAAGACATGAGCAAGGTGCAGGTTTTATGGCTGCAACTTATGGTAGATTAACAGGAAAAGTTGGTGTTTGTGTATCAACTCTAGGGCCAGGAGCTACTAACTTTACAACAGCTGCTGCTTATGCACAATTAGGTGCTATGCCAATGATGATGATTACAGGTCAAAAACCAATTAAAAAATCAAAACAAGGAAGATTTCAGATTATTGATGTTGTTGGTATGATGAAACCATTAACAAAATATGCGAAAGTTGTTGTAAATGGTAATAATGTACCATCTATGATTAGAGAAGCATTTAAAATTGCTACAACTGAAAGACCAGGTGCTGTTCATATTGAGTTCCCTGAAGATATTTCAGCTGAAGAAGATGTAGAAGATAACATCTATCCAGTACAATCATTTGAATATCCAACAGCACATAAAAAATCAATTTCTGATGCAGTTAAGATGATTGAAAAAGCTAAAAGACCATTATTATGTATTGGTAATGCTGCAAACAGAGATGATATTTCTACAGCTTTAACTGATTTCGTTAATGAAACTGGTATTCCATTCTTCTCTACTCAAATGGGTAAAGGTGTTGTTGATGAGAACCACAAATTATGTTTATCAACTGCTGCATTATCTAAAGATGACTTTATTCACTGCGCAATTGAAAGATCAGATTTAATCATCAATGTTGGTCACGATGTAATTGAAAAACCACCATTCTTTATGGAAAATGAAAAAGATTCAACAAAAGTTATTCATGTAAACTTCTTCCCATCTGAAGTTGATGATACTTATTTCCCACAATTAGACGTTGTAGGAGATATTGCAACAAGTATGGAAAAAATCACTAATAATATCTCTAAACAAGATCATTGGGATTTTGAATACTATGCAAGATTAGCAGACGAGATTAGAACTAGACTTTCTAAATACTTTGGTGATACAAGATTCCCAATCTTACCACAAAGAGCAGTTAGAACAATCAGACAAACATTAACAAGTGACGATGACATTGTAACACTTGATAATGGTGTTTACAAAATCTGGTTTGCAAGAAACTACAGATGTGCTAAGCCTAATACATTGTTATTAGATAATGCATTAGCAACAATGGGAGCAGGACTTCCATCTGGTATGGCAGCAAAAATGGTTAACCCAGATTCAAAAGTTGTTGCAGTGTGTGGTGACGGTGGATTCATGATGAATGATCAAGAGATGGAGACAGCAGTTAGACTAGGACTTGATTTAACAGTTATTATCTTAAATGACAACTCATATGGTATGATTAAATGGAAACAAGCTGGTATGGGATTTGAAAACTTTGGACTTGATTTACAAAACCCTGATTTTGTTAAATTTGCTGAGTCATTTGGAGCAAAAGGTTATAGACCACAATCTTGTGAAGAGTTTGAAGAAGTTTTAGAAAAATGTGTTAATGGAAAAGGTGTGCACTTAATTGACCTTGCTGTAGATTACTCATTAAATCACTCGATTTTAAATGAGTTATTAGCTAAAAAAGAGTGTATATTATAA
- a CDS encoding aldehyde dehydrogenase family protein: MSTIEVTSPYDDSVVGTVPFSTNEEVQAAIDLAHATFLDHKNHLPKYKRVAILEKVAEIMSSQVEELTKLCASEGGKPWIDSEVEVYRAINGVKLAIEALGSLEGKEVAMGHTASSANRMAYTFKEPIGVVAAISAFNHPFNLAIHQVIPAIAVGCPVVIKPATQTPMSAIRLVEILEEAGLPKGWAQAVVCDRTGGELLATSPKVSFLTFIGSGAVGWYLNSKVSNGTRVALEHGGVAPVIVEPDADIDAMIPDLGKGGFYHAGQVCVSVQRVYVHESIVDEVASKLSDYASKLVVGNQLDPKTEVGPLINNNEVNRVEEWVNEAVEKGAKVLTGGKRISNSCYEPTVLLNPADDALVSTKEVFGPVVCVYSYSDMEEAIDRANSLEVSFQAAVFTKNIDKALRAVKRINGTTVMVNDHTAFRVDWMPFGGAKASGLGVGGIHDSMEEMTNEKLLVIKSPVL; this comes from the coding sequence ATGAGTACAATAGAAGTAACATCACCATATGATGATAGCGTAGTAGGAACAGTTCCATTTAGTACAAACGAAGAAGTACAAGCTGCTATAGATTTAGCACATGCAACTTTCTTAGATCATAAAAACCACTTACCAAAGTATAAAAGAGTTGCTATCTTAGAAAAAGTTGCTGAAATTATGTCTTCACAAGTTGAAGAATTAACTAAACTTTGTGCATCTGAAGGTGGTAAACCTTGGATTGATTCTGAGGTTGAAGTTTACAGAGCTATCAATGGTGTTAAGCTTGCAATTGAAGCTTTAGGTTCATTAGAAGGTAAAGAGGTTGCTATGGGTCACACTGCTTCTTCTGCTAACAGAATGGCTTATACTTTCAAAGAACCTATTGGGGTTGTTGCTGCAATCTCTGCTTTTAACCACCCTTTTAACTTAGCTATTCACCAAGTTATCCCTGCTATTGCTGTTGGGTGTCCTGTGGTTATTAAACCTGCAACTCAAACTCCTATGTCTGCTATTAGATTAGTAGAAATCTTAGAAGAAGCTGGTCTTCCTAAAGGTTGGGCTCAAGCTGTTGTTTGTGACAGAACTGGTGGGGAATTATTAGCTACATCTCCTAAAGTTAGTTTCTTAACTTTCATTGGTTCTGGTGCTGTTGGTTGGTATTTAAATTCTAAAGTTTCTAATGGTACTAGAGTTGCTTTAGAGCATGGTGGGGTTGCTCCTGTTATTGTTGAGCCTGATGCGGATATTGATGCTATGATTCCTGATTTAGGTAAAGGTGGTTTCTACCATGCTGGTCAAGTTTGTGTTTCTGTTCAAAGAGTTTATGTTCACGAATCTATTGTTGACGAGGTAGCTTCTAAGCTTTCTGATTATGCTTCTAAGTTAGTTGTTGGTAATCAATTAGACCCTAAAACTGAAGTTGGTCCTTTAATTAACAACAATGAAGTTAACAGAGTTGAAGAGTGGGTTAACGAAGCTGTTGAGAAAGGTGCTAAAGTTTTAACTGGTGGTAAGAGAATCTCTAATTCTTGTTATGAGCCTACTGTTCTTTTAAATCCTGCTGACGATGCTTTAGTTTCTACTAAAGAGGTATTTGGTCCTGTTGTTTGTGTTTATTCTTATTCTGACATGGAAGAGGCTATTGACAGAGCTAACTCTTTAGAGGTTTCTTTCCAAGCTGCTGTATTTACTAAGAACATTGACAAAGCTTTAAGAGCTGTTAAGAGAATCAACGGTACTACTGTAATGGTTAACGACCACACTGCATTTAGAGTTGACTGGATGCCATTTGGTGGTGCTAAGGCTTCTGGTCTTGGTGTTGGTGGTATTCACGACTCTATGGAAGAAATGACTAACGAAAAACTTCTTGTTATCAAGTCTCCTGTTTTATAA
- a CDS encoding response regulator transcription factor, with protein MDYGLLKKYTRDINILFVEDDIDFRKEFSELLQDIFPKVTTAVDGLDALKKYEEYNKNTGKYYDLIISDIKMPNFDGVQLVDSIYKINEKQLVIILSARNEFEYLLPLVNLGIHQFFTKPIDYNYFLEDIFKLCNQIYHANLNKDDTILKINESLIWDKNKKKLIQDGEAIDLTKNEIRFVNTILNNNGKICTVDELINIIWYEEFDLNPDISHLKSLIYRLRKKVPGLHIKNIYGMGYTHEIK; from the coding sequence ATGGACTATGGTTTATTAAAAAAATATACTAGAGATATAAATATACTTTTTGTAGAAGATGATATTGATTTTAGAAAAGAGTTTTCTGAATTACTCCAAGATATTTTTCCAAAAGTTACTACAGCTGTTGATGGGTTAGATGCACTTAAAAAGTATGAAGAGTATAATAAAAATACTGGAAAATACTACGACTTAATAATTTCAGATATAAAAATGCCAAACTTTGATGGGGTTCAGTTGGTTGACTCTATATATAAAATCAATGAAAAACAATTAGTAATAATCCTTTCTGCTAGAAATGAATTTGAATACTTATTACCATTAGTAAATTTAGGAATTCATCAATTTTTTACAAAGCCAATTGATTATAACTACTTCTTAGAAGATATTTTTAAATTATGTAATCAAATTTACCATGCAAATTTAAATAAAGATGACACTATTTTAAAAATAAATGAATCTTTAATATGGGATAAAAATAAAAAGAAATTGATTCAAGATGGTGAAGCTATAGATTTAACTAAAAATGAGATTCGTTTTGTTAATACTATTTTAAATAATAATGGAAAAATATGTACAGTAGATGAACTTATAAATATAATTTGGTATGAAGAGTTTGATTTAAATCCAGATATTTCCCACTTAAAAAGTTTAATTTATAGATTAAGAAAAAAAGTTCCGGGATTACATATTAAAAATATATATGGGATGGGATATACCCACGAAATAAAATAG
- a CDS encoding hybrid sensor histidine kinase/response regulator: MINNKILENITVLYAEDESIIQKGITETLNLFEIDVICAQNGQEGLSIFESSDKKIDLILTDIKMPKLDGLEMIKKIREIDKDIPIIITTAHQETTYLMQSIELNISAYVLKPIDIYKLEESLIKAIEPKVLREKLIEKNKKLEIEIQKNEEKQKVMEAQSRFAAMGEMISMIAHQWRQPLASIGTASFNLKYKLLSGKFDLETKQGRDEQAEFFTNKLDEIEFYVQNLTTTIDDFRNFYKTDKILVLENIEKPIKNALKIIEKDLQTNNIEVILDFKSEKKINIYENEIIHVIINLLKNAQDKFLEKNINNAKIEVKTEDLDTGIKVEIYDNGGGIEKENIDFIFEPYFSTKKEKNGTGIGLYMSKIIIEKNHNGKICASNTNDGVTFSIILESV, translated from the coding sequence ATGATAAATAACAAAATTTTAGAAAATATAACAGTACTTTATGCTGAAGATGAATCAATTATCCAAAAAGGTATTACAGAAACTCTAAATCTTTTTGAAATAGATGTAATATGTGCACAAAATGGTCAAGAGGGTTTATCAATTTTTGAATCTAGTGATAAAAAAATTGACCTAATTTTAACAGATATTAAAATGCCAAAACTAGATGGTTTGGAGATGATTAAAAAAATTAGAGAAATAGATAAAGATATTCCAATAATTATTACAACTGCCCACCAAGAAACAACATATCTAATGCAATCAATTGAATTAAACATAAGTGCTTATGTACTAAAACCTATTGATATTTATAAACTAGAAGAATCTTTGATAAAAGCAATTGAACCAAAAGTATTAAGAGAAAAGTTAATAGAAAAAAACAAAAAACTTGAAATAGAAATACAAAAAAATGAAGAGAAACAAAAAGTTATGGAGGCTCAATCAAGATTTGCTGCAATGGGAGAGATGATTAGTATGATAGCTCACCAATGGAGACAACCTTTAGCTTCAATTGGAACAGCATCATTTAATCTTAAATATAAACTCTTATCAGGAAAATTTGATTTAGAAACAAAACAAGGAAGAGATGAACAAGCTGAATTTTTCACTAATAAACTAGATGAAATAGAGTTTTATGTACAAAATCTAACTACAACAATAGATGATTTTAGAAACTTTTATAAAACAGATAAAATTTTAGTTTTAGAAAATATAGAAAAACCTATAAAAAATGCTTTAAAAATTATAGAAAAAGATTTACAAACAAATAATATAGAAGTAATACTTGATTTTAAAAGTGAAAAGAAAATCAATATTTATGAAAATGAGATAATTCATGTAATCATTAACCTACTAAAAAATGCCCAAGATAAATTTTTAGAAAAAAATATAAATAATGCAAAAATCGAAGTTAAAACTGAAGATTTAGATACTGGAATTAAAGTAGAAATCTATGACAACGGTGGCGGAATAGAAAAAGAAAATATAGATTTTATTTTTGAACCATATTTCTCTACTAAAAAAGAAAAAAATGGAACAGGTATTGGTCTTTATATGTCAAAAATCATTATAGAAAAAAACCACAATGGTAAAATATGCGCAAGCAATACAAATGATGGAGTTACTTTTTCTATAATCTTGGAATCTGTGTGA
- a CDS encoding transporter substrate-binding domain-containing protein, with protein sequence MRFIFLIFIFFNILFADSSELTEEEKIWLEKNEVKIGVSELYPLTYVNKDNKIDGFISDILKLIIKKYNIKTTAVKVKQAEIPLAIKEEKIDLAPMINNDSVENNLGVYSSEILQIKRILFVRKEDNKINSFKDLINKKVAIVNQLGTIPNLKEQLSNIKVERTNNMKESVQKLLAGEVDALIASPIIIQEYLENNLIIDLKAIPSISFEPSKLFIFTSKNKTHLQSILEKGLNSISIKEEKELFDKWFLKDLADLPIIFTKEEINYLDKKTHINLCVDPDWMPYEKIENHKHIGIVADYMQDFEKKIGIPLKLVESKDWTQTLEFMKSRRCDILSFVMDIQSRRGYMNFTKPYVTAPLVLVTKRNVSFISDLSALKGKKIGIQKNFAYNEIIRRKYPNLEVVDVDHLRDGLKRVERGQIFGQVTTHLNVAYAFQEEFYGSLQIAGKFDEQWHLSVGVRNDDPMLLNIFEKIVDSISDETKQRIINKWVTIKYEKSIDYKLFWSIITFLFFILLLILYTYILQRRYIRKLTKVKEEIEMLNSTLEKKVQVRTQELELSNRELKLKTSELEHLNNTLDIRIKKEIDNRKKQEQLLIQQSKLAEMGEMISMIAHQWRQPLSALSTIIQNIHLRYSLDKLNKEYLDKQMTLSNALTEKMSKTIDDFRNFFKPNKEKKAFSIKDAIQQTIFLIDDSFKSNSIKIENQIADDVTIYGFESELSQVLLNIITNSKDSFLEKNIDNPLIVIKTKLIQTHIKIMISDNAGGISESIINKVFEPYFTTKDSYNGTGLGLYMSKIIIEQNMKGQLSVKNINQGVQFSIYIPIN encoded by the coding sequence TTGAGGTTTATTTTTCTTATTTTTATTTTTTTTAATATCCTTTTTGCGGATTCTTCTGAGCTTACAGAAGAAGAAAAAATATGGTTAGAGAAAAATGAAGTTAAAATAGGTGTATCTGAATTATACCCTTTAACTTATGTAAACAAAGACAATAAAATTGATGGTTTCATAAGTGATATATTAAAACTCATAATAAAAAAATACAATATCAAAACAACTGCTGTAAAAGTAAAACAAGCTGAAATTCCACTAGCTATTAAAGAAGAAAAAATAGATTTAGCACCAATGATTAATAATGACAGTGTTGAAAATAATTTAGGTGTATACTCTTCTGAGATTTTACAAATAAAAAGAATTTTATTTGTTAGAAAAGAAGATAATAAAATCAACTCTTTTAAAGATTTAATCAATAAAAAAGTTGCTATTGTTAACCAATTGGGAACTATTCCTAATCTAAAAGAGCAACTTTCTAATATAAAAGTGGAAAGAACTAATAATATGAAAGAGTCAGTTCAAAAGCTTTTAGCTGGGGAAGTTGATGCATTAATTGCTTCACCAATTATTATTCAAGAATATCTTGAAAACAATCTAATAATTGATTTAAAAGCTATACCTTCTATAAGTTTTGAACCCTCAAAACTATTTATTTTTACAAGTAAAAATAAAACTCATCTACAATCAATTTTAGAAAAAGGCTTAAATTCTATTTCTATAAAAGAGGAAAAAGAACTATTTGATAAATGGTTTTTAAAAGATTTAGCAGATCTACCAATAATATTTACAAAAGAAGAGATTAATTATTTAGATAAAAAAACACATATCAATTTATGTGTAGATCCAGACTGGATGCCTTATGAAAAAATAGAAAATCATAAACATATTGGTATAGTTGCTGATTATATGCAAGACTTTGAGAAAAAAATAGGTATTCCTTTAAAGCTTGTAGAATCTAAAGATTGGACTCAAACTTTGGAGTTTATGAAAAGTAGAAGATGCGATATTCTATCTTTTGTAATGGATATCCAATCAAGACGTGGATATATGAACTTTACAAAGCCTTATGTAACTGCTCCATTAGTTTTAGTTACAAAAAGAAATGTAAGTTTTATTAGTGATTTAAGTGCATTAAAGGGTAAAAAAATTGGTATTCAAAAAAACTTTGCTTATAATGAAATAATAAGAAGAAAATATCCTAATTTGGAAGTTGTTGATGTGGATCACTTAAGAGATGGTCTAAAAAGAGTAGAAAGGGGTCAAATATTTGGTCAAGTTACTACTCATCTTAATGTAGCTTATGCTTTCCAAGAAGAGTTTTATGGAAGCTTACAAATAGCAGGTAAATTTGATGAGCAATGGCATCTATCTGTGGGAGTTAGAAATGACGACCCAATGCTTTTAAATATTTTTGAAAAAATTGTAGACTCAATAAGTGATGAAACAAAACAGCGAATTATTAATAAATGGGTAACGATAAAATATGAAAAAAGTATAGATTACAAATTGTTTTGGAGTATCATAACTTTTCTTTTCTTTATACTATTACTGATTTTATATACATATATACTTCAAAGAAGATATATTAGAAAACTAACAAAAGTAAAAGAAGAGATAGAGATGCTAAATAGTACTCTAGAAAAAAAAGTACAAGTAAGAACTCAAGAACTTGAACTATCAAATAGAGAATTAAAACTAAAAACCTCAGAACTTGAACATCTAAATAATACCCTTGATATAAGAATAAAAAAAGAGATTGACAATAGAAAAAAACAAGAACAGCTTCTAATCCAACAATCAAAACTAGCAGAGATGGGAGAGATGATTAGTATGATTGCACACCAGTGGAGACAACCACTAAGTGCACTTAGTACTATTATTCAAAATATTCATCTTCGTTACTCTTTGGATAAACTGAATAAAGAGTACCTTGATAAACAAATGACATTAAGTAATGCCTTAACAGAAAAAATGTCAAAAACAATAGATGATTTCAGAAACTTTTTTAAACCAAATAAAGAGAAAAAAGCATTTTCAATAAAAGATGCTATTCAACAAACAATTTTTTTAATAGATGACAGTTTTAAAAGTAATAGTATAAAAATAGAAAATCAAATCGCTGATGATGTAACTATTTATGGATTTGAAAGTGAACTATCTCAAGTATTACTAAATATTATAACTAACTCAAAAGATTCATTTTTGGAAAAAAATATTGATAACCCTTTAATTGTTATAAAAACTAAGCTTATACAAACACATATAAAAATTATGATTTCAGATAATGCCGGAGGTATTAGTGAGTCAATCATTAATAAAGTATTTGAACCATATTTTACAACAAAAGACAGTTATAACGGTACAGGTCTTGGTTTATATATGAGTAAAATCATTATTGAACAAAATATGAAAGGTCAATTAAGTGTTAAGAATATTAATCAAGGAGTACAATTCTCTATTTATATACCTATAAACTAA
- a CDS encoding TRAP transporter substrate-binding protein yields MFTNMKRNIVMTTLVVLLGVMSVVETATAAQNWRFSNLYGRGTAFGDLYQQLAKDIEKNTNGEIKVQVLFSGEGVGTSGLLGATKSGLITMAAPFQSMHAGELPAGVVEIGLPGGTADTDELYKLFHEKGWDKILKEAYGSQGLVWLEPYIQPPVYIITKKPIKSVADFQGLKIRAPGAYGKFLRNLGASPVSLAWSEIYTSLATGVIDGSIGSNMIDHRDGNHVEVAKYMYKLPLAGAQVLPIVVNRSAWNKLTDAQKKGVYDATVAHAKAQLTMSKKWEKEAVAQMEAKGLKWSPEPSEADKKAWAQAGAGLWDEYAAKDKYSKQLIDVLKNQAK; encoded by the coding sequence ATGTTTACTAACATGAAAAGAAATATAGTAATGACTACATTAGTTGTACTATTAGGTGTAATGTCAGTTGTTGAAACAGCAACAGCTGCTCAAAATTGGAGATTCTCAAACCTTTATGGTAGAGGAACAGCATTTGGTGATTTATATCAACAACTTGCTAAAGATATTGAAAAAAATACTAACGGTGAAATCAAAGTTCAAGTATTATTTTCTGGTGAAGGTGTAGGTACTTCTGGACTTTTAGGTGCTACTAAATCTGGTCTTATTACTATGGCTGCGCCATTCCAATCTATGCATGCTGGTGAATTACCTGCTGGTGTTGTTGAAATTGGTTTACCTGGTGGTACTGCTGATACTGATGAGCTTTACAAACTTTTCCATGAAAAAGGTTGGGATAAAATCCTTAAAGAAGCTTATGGTTCTCAAGGTTTAGTATGGTTAGAGCCTTATATTCAACCTCCAGTTTATATTATCACTAAAAAACCTATCAAATCTGTTGCTGATTTCCAAGGTTTAAAAATTAGAGCTCCTGGTGCTTATGGTAAATTTTTAAGAAATTTAGGTGCTTCTCCTGTTTCTTTAGCGTGGAGTGAAATCTATACTAGTTTAGCTACTGGTGTTATTGATGGTTCTATTGGTTCTAATATGATTGACCACAGAGATGGTAATCACGTTGAAGTTGCTAAATATATGTACAAACTTCCTTTAGCTGGTGCTCAAGTTTTACCAATCGTTGTAAATAGATCTGCTTGGAATAAACTTACTGATGCTCAGAAAAAAGGTGTTTATGATGCAACTGTAGCTCATGCAAAAGCTCAATTAACTATGTCTAAAAAATGGGAAAAAGAAGCTGTTGCTCAAATGGAAGCTAAAGGTTTAAAATGGTCTCCAGAACCTTCTGAAGCTGACAAAAAAGCTTGGGCTCAAGCTGGTGCTGGTCTTTGGGATGAGTATGCTGCTAAAGATAAATACAGCAAACAACTTATTGACGTATTAAAAAACCAAGCTAAATAA